The following coding sequences lie in one Deltaproteobacteria bacterium genomic window:
- a CDS encoding ABC transporter ATP-binding protein: protein MDTSLEIRGLTKTYANGVRALQGVDLDVPAGMFGLLGPNGAGKSTLMRTIATLQDPDAGSIRLGNLDVLRDRDALRRVLGYLPQDFGVYPHLDPLSLLDHFATLKGIRDRGARREVVEALLQRVNLWSVRKKRLGGFSGGMKQRFGIAQALLGSPRLVIVDEPTAGLDPEERTRFLNLLSEIGEHVVVVLSTHIVDDVADLCPQMAIIAGGKVLHRGRPSEAIEGLHGKTWRKVIDKADLDAHRERHTVISTRLVAGRTVIHVFAPDDPGDAFERVEPDLEDVYFTTLRGAA from the coding sequence ATGGACACGTCGCTGGAGATTCGCGGACTGACGAAGACCTACGCCAACGGCGTGCGTGCGCTGCAGGGCGTCGACCTCGACGTGCCGGCCGGGATGTTCGGGCTGCTCGGCCCCAACGGCGCCGGCAAGTCGACGCTGATGCGTACCATCGCGACGCTACAGGACCCGGATGCAGGCTCGATCCGCCTCGGCAACCTCGACGTGCTGCGGGATCGCGACGCGCTGCGGCGCGTGCTGGGCTACCTGCCACAGGACTTCGGCGTCTACCCGCACCTCGACCCGCTCAGCTTGCTCGACCACTTCGCGACGCTCAAGGGCATCCGCGATCGCGGTGCCCGCCGCGAGGTCGTCGAGGCGTTGCTGCAGCGGGTCAATCTCTGGTCGGTTCGCAAGAAGCGACTCGGTGGCTTCTCGGGCGGCATGAAGCAGCGATTCGGCATCGCGCAGGCGCTGCTCGGATCACCACGCCTCGTGATCGTCGACGAGCCCACCGCCGGCCTCGACCCCGAGGAGCGCACCCGCTTCTTGAACCTGCTGTCGGAGATCGGGGAGCACGTGGTGGTGGTGCTCTCGACCCACATCGTCGACGACGTCGCCGACCTGTGCCCGCAGATGGCCATCATCGCCGGCGGCAAGGTGTTGCACCGCGGCCGCCCGTCGGAGGCCATCGAAGGCCTGCACGGCAAGACCTGGCGGAAAGTCATCGACAAGGCCGACCTCGACGCGCACCGCGAGCGCCACACCGTGATCTCGACGCGCCTGGTCGCGGGGCGCACGGTGATCCACGTCTTCGCCCCCGACGATCCCGGGGATGCCTTCGAGCGCGTCGAGCCCGATCTCGAGGACGTCTACTTCACGACCCTTCGCGGCGCGGCTTGA
- a CDS encoding ABC transporter permease subunit, with protein sequence MSTESHGMAYEFFRFEVYSRLRQPGVWLFSALFALAAFASASSEAVTVGGGVGGTAIDAPFVITQMLGIFSVIGVVIATAFVATCVVRDFEQRTWSAFFTSPIRKRDLLLGRFFGSLVMVWLVFVATAVGIALGTAMPWLDPERLVGFQPGAYAYALVVLVFPNLFVMGAVFFAIGTLTRRVLWAYVGVAGFFVFYVVSQNLMSGLENDTLAAFADPFGMGAVATHTRYWTLAERNTLSPRPAPWSSPIERCGSASESSRSRSPSASFACRPLPRAGRAAPTTPATSHGSHATARCRG encoded by the coding sequence TTGAGCACGGAGTCCCACGGCATGGCATACGAGTTCTTTCGCTTCGAGGTCTACTCTCGGCTGCGCCAGCCCGGCGTGTGGCTGTTCTCCGCGCTGTTCGCCCTGGCCGCGTTCGCGTCGGCGTCGAGCGAGGCCGTCACCGTCGGTGGCGGTGTCGGGGGGACGGCGATCGACGCCCCGTTCGTCATCACGCAGATGCTGGGCATCTTCAGCGTGATCGGCGTGGTGATCGCGACCGCGTTCGTCGCGACCTGCGTGGTACGAGACTTCGAGCAGCGCACGTGGTCGGCGTTCTTCACCAGCCCGATCCGCAAGCGCGACCTGCTGCTGGGTCGCTTCTTCGGCTCGCTCGTGATGGTGTGGCTGGTATTCGTCGCGACCGCGGTCGGCATCGCGCTCGGCACCGCGATGCCGTGGCTCGACCCCGAACGACTGGTCGGCTTCCAGCCCGGCGCATACGCGTATGCGCTGGTGGTGCTGGTGTTCCCCAACCTGTTCGTGATGGGCGCGGTGTTCTTCGCGATCGGCACGCTCACGCGCCGCGTGCTGTGGGCCTACGTCGGGGTCGCCGGCTTCTTCGTGTTCTACGTCGTCTCGCAGAACCTCATGTCGGGGCTCGAGAACGATACCTTGGCGGCGTTCGCCGATCCGTTCGGCATGGGCGCGGTGGCGACGCACACACGCTACTGGACGTTGGCCGAGCGCAACACGCTGTCCCCGCGACCGGCCCCTTGGTCCTCGCCAATCGAGCGCTGTGGATCGGCATCGGAATCGTCGCGCTCGCGATCACCCAGCGCTTCTTTCGCATGCAGACCCCTGCCGAGGGCGGGGCGCGCCGCGCCGACGACCCCGGCGACGTCGCACGGATCGCACGCGACCGCCCGCTGCCGCGGGTGA
- a CDS encoding AAA family ATPase: MDATRSDEIVALHRRAVAAARAAVPAPQPPYHALLRVATGGRVRDVLLGRRSVTVGEFAMVDWERSPLAEVFFSHREGDEYQIDVDRRTLVGVVQMRHLVTFDEGDPVAIECEQETLRRGSTGWTCTPTPELRLQPRRRREHSVGDPVLLDPVQRAAVELPAGRSVLVLGEAGFGKTTVALHRVAALTKAATAAGQRFRALVVVPNEPLRRLSALTLARLGCEGLEIATFEQWALAQARRVFTDLPPRLSKAAAPVISRFKRHPGLRAVLPEIVAGTPAMKLVERGDHERFGSREALLHLFGDRDLMQRVVADAGGALPAGAAATVVAHTRLQFTPTTEQRYAHVSADRLQTLDGLAIDDGTPMQDANTIDVEDCAVLFELQHLGMPGLAGLAGRRDRYDHVVVDETQELAALELAMLGRAVASGGALTVAGDEAQQIDDGVRFDGWAGVMRELARPQYERVELASSYRCPPEVEVLARNVVGRSQGASASTRDDAAPVRWSACAGQCHVVVRLVDALMELRERDRRARIAIVCRHHESAQRMHAQLERGFSSRLALDGDLDFLPGVLVTAVEEVRGLEFDYVIVPDASPGSYPDDAAARRALYVATTRTMHQLWLLTPSLWSPLLRALAPAPTA, from the coding sequence ATGGACGCGACTCGCTCGGACGAGATCGTGGCGCTGCACCGGCGGGCGGTGGCCGCTGCCCGTGCGGCCGTGCCTGCCCCGCAGCCGCCCTACCACGCGTTGCTGCGGGTGGCCACCGGCGGGCGGGTGCGCGACGTGCTGCTCGGCCGTCGCAGCGTCACCGTCGGCGAGTTCGCGATGGTCGACTGGGAGCGCTCGCCGCTCGCGGAGGTGTTCTTCTCGCACCGCGAGGGCGACGAGTACCAGATCGACGTCGATCGTCGCACGCTCGTCGGCGTGGTGCAGATGCGGCACCTGGTGACCTTCGACGAAGGCGACCCGGTCGCGATCGAGTGCGAGCAGGAGACCCTGCGGCGCGGGTCGACGGGCTGGACGTGCACGCCCACGCCCGAGCTGCGGCTCCAGCCGCGACGGCGTCGTGAGCACTCGGTCGGCGATCCGGTGCTGCTCGATCCGGTGCAGCGCGCGGCGGTCGAGCTCCCGGCCGGACGCTCCGTGCTCGTGCTGGGCGAGGCCGGCTTCGGCAAGACCACGGTCGCGCTGCATCGCGTGGCGGCGCTGACAAAGGCCGCGACCGCGGCGGGCCAGCGCTTCCGCGCGTTGGTGGTGGTGCCCAACGAGCCGCTGCGGCGCCTGTCGGCGCTGACACTCGCGCGTCTGGGCTGCGAAGGTCTCGAGATCGCGACCTTCGAGCAGTGGGCGCTCGCGCAGGCACGGCGCGTGTTCACCGACCTGCCGCCACGGCTGTCGAAGGCAGCTGCGCCCGTCATCTCGCGGTTCAAGCGACACCCTGGCCTGCGTGCCGTGCTGCCGGAGATCGTCGCGGGCACGCCCGCGATGAAGCTGGTCGAACGCGGTGACCATGAGCGATTCGGCAGTCGCGAGGCCCTGCTGCACCTGTTCGGCGATCGCGACCTCATGCAGCGCGTCGTCGCCGACGCCGGCGGGGCCCTGCCGGCCGGCGCCGCCGCGACCGTCGTCGCGCACACGCGGCTACAGTTCACGCCGACCACGGAGCAGCGCTACGCCCACGTCAGCGCGGACCGTCTGCAGACCCTCGACGGCTTGGCGATCGACGACGGCACGCCGATGCAAGACGCCAACACCATCGACGTGGAGGACTGCGCGGTGTTGTTCGAGCTCCAGCACCTCGGCATGCCCGGCCTCGCCGGCCTCGCCGGCCGCCGCGATCGCTACGACCATGTCGTCGTCGACGAAACCCAGGAGCTCGCCGCGCTCGAGCTCGCGATGCTCGGGCGCGCGGTCGCCAGCGGCGGCGCGCTGACGGTCGCAGGCGACGAGGCGCAGCAGATCGACGACGGCGTCCGCTTCGATGGCTGGGCCGGCGTCATGCGGGAGCTCGCACGCCCGCAGTACGAGCGCGTCGAGCTGGCCTCGAGCTACCGCTGCCCGCCCGAGGTCGAGGTGCTCGCGCGCAACGTCGTCGGACGCTCGCAGGGCGCGAGCGCGAGCACCCGCGACGACGCCGCGCCGGTGCGGTGGTCGGCGTGCGCCGGTCAGTGTCACGTGGTCGTACGCTTGGTCGATGCGCTGATGGAGCTGCGCGAGCGCGACCGCCGGGCCCGCATCGCGATCGTTTGCCGCCACCACGAGTCCGCCCAGCGCATGCACGCGCAGCTCGAGCGCGGCTTCTCGTCGCGGCTGGCACTCGACGGCGACCTCGACTTCCTGCCCGGTGTGCTGGTCACCGCGGTCGAGGAGGTGCGTGGTCTCGAGTTCGACTACGTGATCGTTCCGGATGCCAGCCCCGGCAGCTATCCCGACGACGCCGCCGCCCGTCGGGCGCTCTACGTGGCCACGACGCGCACGATGCATCAGCTGTGGTTGCTGACCCCGAGCCTGTGGTCGCCGCTGCTGCGCGCCCTCGCGCCGGCACCGACGGCCTGA
- a CDS encoding inorganic phosphate transporter, producing MVSLLIGVVITALIFDFINGFHDAANAIATVVSTGVLPVRTAVIIAGVLNFAGGIAGTAVAHTIASGFADAQDADQLVVLAALIGAIVWNLLTWWWGIPSSSSHALIGGLAGAVVGHAGVNAFHWNALVKKVAVPLVVSPLLGFVFAFFFMVALLWLVRRRRPALVDRQARRLQLVSACAMAYSHGSNDAQKAMGIITLALLSYVAAGHAALPDWVLPHGEGVPTWVKFACALAIGLGTMAGGKRIIKTMGSKIIRISPLQGFAAETSGALTILFASHSGVPVSTTHVINACIMGVGASRRLSAVRWGVAGNILIAWVLTIPLAAGISFGAMLMLDAMR from the coding sequence ATGGTTAGCCTGCTCATCGGCGTCGTCATCACGGCGCTGATCTTCGACTTCATCAACGGCTTCCACGACGCGGCCAACGCGATCGCGACGGTGGTCTCGACCGGGGTCTTGCCGGTGCGGACCGCGGTCATCATCGCCGGTGTGCTGAACTTTGCCGGTGGGATCGCCGGCACCGCGGTCGCACACACCATCGCCTCGGGCTTCGCCGACGCCCAGGACGCCGATCAGCTGGTCGTGCTCGCTGCGCTCATCGGGGCCATCGTGTGGAACCTGCTGACGTGGTGGTGGGGCATCCCGTCGAGCTCTTCCCACGCGCTGATCGGCGGCCTCGCCGGCGCCGTGGTCGGGCATGCGGGTGTCAACGCCTTCCACTGGAACGCGCTCGTCAAGAAGGTCGCGGTGCCGTTGGTGGTGTCGCCGCTGCTGGGGTTCGTGTTCGCGTTCTTCTTCATGGTCGCGCTGCTATGGCTCGTTCGACGCCGGCGACCGGCGCTCGTCGATCGTCAGGCCCGGCGCCTGCAGCTGGTCTCGGCCTGCGCGATGGCCTACTCGCACGGCAGCAACGACGCCCAGAAGGCGATGGGCATCATCACGCTGGCGCTGCTCTCGTACGTCGCGGCCGGTCATGCCGCGCTGCCCGACTGGGTGCTGCCGCACGGCGAGGGCGTGCCGACCTGGGTGAAGTTCGCGTGTGCGCTCGCGATCGGTCTCGGCACCATGGCCGGCGGCAAGCGCATCATCAAGACCATGGGCAGCAAGATCATCCGCATCTCGCCGCTGCAGGGCTTCGCCGCGGAGACCAGCGGAGCGTTGACGATTCTCTTCGCGAGTCACTCGGGTGTGCCGGTCTCGACCACGCACGTCATCAATGCCTGCATCATGGGGGTCGGCGCCAGCCGTCGGCTGTCGGCGGTGCGATGGGGCGTGGCCGGCAACATCCTCATTGCATGGGTGCTGACGATCCCGCTCGCCGCCGGCATCTCGTTCGGCGCGATGTTGATGCTCGACGCGATGCGCTAG
- a CDS encoding DUF47 family protein, which produces MALQDLIRLILPREDRFYELIERQMDVALRAARALAEFRDPACTPAMLAASLQKLEHEGDALVHEIEELLAKTFVTPLDREDIHQLSQVIDDVTDLANGAARACDLLGVPRPSEEMLALIDMLGTAAEQLARTLPNLRLRRFEPLMTDTRAVRGLEKDADRIFRGAISKLYRSDDVDVKVLLREREVLEDLENAVDRCERVAMVLATLAVKHG; this is translated from the coding sequence ATGGCACTCCAAGACCTCATCCGTCTGATCCTCCCGCGCGAAGATCGATTCTACGAGCTGATCGAGCGCCAGATGGACGTCGCCCTGCGAGCCGCGCGTGCGCTCGCGGAGTTCCGCGACCCGGCATGCACGCCTGCGATGCTGGCGGCGTCGCTGCAGAAGCTCGAGCACGAGGGCGATGCGCTCGTGCACGAGATCGAGGAGCTGCTCGCCAAGACCTTCGTCACGCCGCTCGATCGCGAGGACATCCATCAGCTCTCACAGGTCATCGACGATGTGACCGATCTCGCCAACGGCGCCGCACGTGCCTGCGACCTCCTGGGCGTGCCGCGGCCGAGCGAGGAGATGCTCGCGCTCATCGACATGCTCGGGACCGCGGCCGAGCAGCTGGCGCGGACGTTGCCGAACCTGCGACTGCGACGATTCGAGCCGCTGATGACCGACACCCGGGCGGTGCGCGGCCTCGAGAAGGATGCCGACCGCATCTTTCGCGGCGCGATCAGCAAGCTGTACCGCTCCGACGACGTCGACGTGAAGGTCCTGCTGCGCGAGCGCGAGGTGCTCGAAGACCTGGAGAACGCGGTCGACCGCTGCGAGCGTGTCGCCATGGTGCTCGCCACGCTCGCGGTGAAGCATGGTTAG